The genomic segment TATTAACATATTGCATGGTAATACATTATCAAACATGTTTCGTTGTGTTTTGCCTCCACTGTTACAAGAGAAAAGGAGATTGTTTTATGGTGTCACCTACCGGTTCAGCACCGAGTTTATGCGATCTGGTCATATTTGATACTCATTGCGGGTGATTTAGTTGATAACTCAACTGATAGACATTATACTGAGTAGCAAACCCATTTATTACTCAGATTATTCATGACAAAGCGAGTATAGACTATTATATCTAACAGTCTCCAGGCAGAGAAAGGTAAGATGATTGATTCATGTTTGACTTGTTATCTATGATATGCATACCAATCTAAAATAGTTAGAATACTGGCATATTAAACAATCTCCCAGATGAGTCCTTATCATGTAGCTTCAAAACAATATCATCATTATCCAACGTATATTCGTAAGATGCATCGTGCGGCCAGTCTGATGCAATAACGGTAATTATATACTGAATCCCCGATTCAACACAAACCCTTTTCACATAGTTGAGAAGCTGGATTTTCTTTCTGTCATCGAGACCTTCTAATATCCCATCGTGATAAACAAACTTGAAAAATGGTTGATTTGCATAGACTTGAAGGACTGATAGATCGAACATAGCGCACAAAACCTGTTTATAAGACGTCCCTCTGCTTAGACTTGTTATTCTCCCAGTATCGACTATTTCGGCTTCAAATTCAAAATTGTCATTTTTGTTTTTAGTGATGGAGATTATGGCTTCTTCTCCTAAAACCTCTTTGACTGCATTGGAAAAACACATTCTGATTTCGTTATATGTTCTATTCCCGATCTTTATTTGCTGCTCAATGCTGTCAACCGTGTTTGATCGTTCAGTTTTTAACTCCTTGATTCGCTTTTCAAGAGCTTCCAATTTCAAGATTAGCTCTTTCATTCTCTCAAGAAGCTCCCTTTGTGTTTTTAATTCAATGAGTTGCTTTTGGTAAGCCTTCATTCTTCTACCAGTATTCGTTTCCTTGAGAATAGATAAAGCTTCCTGTCTCTCTTCATTAAATCTTGATAGGTCTTCATTAATCGATTGTAACTCAGCCATTAGGGAGCTATGTCTTGTCGATAAGAAACGCTTTCTGTCGGTTGTTATTTTTCTGTTGAACTCTACTAATTTGTTGTAGTCGTTAATCAACTGATCACTAAAATAAAAGGATGCATCCTCAAAGACTTTTTTCGTCTTATTAACATCTTCGACACAATCCAGCTCGAGTTGCTTTTTAATCTTTTCTGCCTCAGTATTCATTGAGTATCTAATCTCATTCAATGCAGCTATGGATGTATCAATTTTCGTAACAAGCTCATCAGATATTCTCTCATCTATCTCCTTAAAGTTGAACGAATCAAATGACGACTCAATGTTGCATATTTCGTTGTCTATAACAAGTATCTTGCCATTGAGTTTATCAATGGAGTCAATAGTGCCTGGGAATTCCCTTCGTTCAAGACGAATCTGGGATTCCACATCGTGTATATCGTCATCAATATCATAAGTCCTTTCCATCTGCTGACCATCAAAACCCAATATCTGGATCAGGTATGGCTTCCAATCTTTATGTTTCCCCTTGTATTGATTTGGCTGAAAAACATCTTGATAATCATGTTGAGATCTGAGGAAGTATGGAAGTCCTGTCCGATAAGACCAAGGTTTTATCACTCTGAATGATAGATATGCATCCAATATCGTTTTTGCTTTGTTTAAAGGCACATCTGTATAACTCCATATGTCCATGATTTCATCACTGAAATCTTGGTTTCTTGAATCGTGTTCGAAGAAAGAAATCTTCGTATGTGAGTTTACAGCTCTTCTAATTGTCAAATATTTACTTCTGCTTGGCAGACGCAGTTCGATATAAAAAACATAGTTCTTAAAAAGTGCATAATGCTTGAATAAGAAGTTCTCATCAGTACGTTTTTTAAGGAGCATAAAGTCAATTAGATCGATTAGAGTTGTCTTACCTAAGTTATGAGTATCCTTATCGTAATTCTCTGGATCAGTGATATCTGCGTATATGACGTTTATGCTATTCTCATTAAACTCAATGTCGTGAAAATGGTTCTTGAAATTCGAGTATAATTTACTTATCTGCATTTATCATCCAAATATACAAAGCTATCGTTCTGCGAGAAATATTCAATAGCACCTAACATATACAGAAGATCGAGGGCTGGTAGAAGATTAGAGTTAACTTCATTAATCCCTTTTGGTATTCTATACCGATCTTCCATTTTAATGACGAGTTCTGAGAAACCAATTACCTTATGTTTTCTGATAATATCCAATGCACAACCCGAAAGATAAAGTGCAGATTTATTGTATGCAAAATGCCTGGACGGTTTTATCATGCTCGCCTCCCAATATCGCAAGTGCAGTACATATAATAAAGAAACACACGAGTAAGTTTTTTATTACTTCCAAGGTAGCTATCTCCCTTTATCAAGCTATAGTTTATCGCTGTCAATATCGAATCCATGCACACTCCATTAGCTAATTCTGTAAGAACTTTTTGCTGCAAATGCTCAGTAGATTCGACATACTTGTTGTAGTAAAACTCATTCAAGGGGTCGCTTAAGTACAAGTCAATTAATGCAAAAAAACTAAAAGCAGTATCTTGTATGTGTTTGAAGTAATCTTGGCTTAAGTTATTCACTTCGTTTTTTTTCAGTAGATCAAGGTATGTTAGACTATCATCTTTTTCCCGTGGTTCTATATTGGTTAGCACAGTCGAGAAAGCTTGTATAACTTTCCCCAACTCATCGGGGATAATTGTCAAAGGAGAATAGAAAAAATCCACACCGTACTTTTTTGGTAATTCAACGTTTAGCCTAAGATGCTCGTCGATCATCTCAATCCCAACTAAGTAGATTGCTGACTCTTGTAATCCAGTTTCCTGCGAGATATATTGAGTAATCTCGTTAGAAGTTAAGGATGATAGCTTACGATTGCTGAATAGAATGTAGAAATCTAATCTTCCCGCGTCTTTGAGACTTTTAATTTTTGGGATTTCTTTTTTAATGGTCGATTTATCATTAGAGAAAAACCTTGCATCTGAAAAACTAGAGATAGGATTATCCGAATGTTTGGCTTGGATGACATGCTTTCCCTCTTTGCTGAACAATTTTGAGAATCCGTTGTAATAAGCATCACGACCGCCATCTTTGCCCGTAGAGAAGTGCTGAACAGCAACACCAAATATCTCCACACATAATCCTGTTACCAGTTTTTCAAACTCCTCAGGATACAATCCACTCAAATCATATTTCATAAGCCACCTTGTGAGCGAACAAACAGAGTAATGATCCATTTATTGTCAATACAATTCGTCAACCACCAATTATACTCTGGGTCCTGCACTTCCAGTGAAAAGGTGGGAACGGAGTATGCGATCCGGAAACACCTACCGGATTCATCTCTGAGTCGTATTCTATCTGATCGTCATTGATCCATGGTGCAAGTGCTTTGATGTATTCTCTGGCATCATCCAGGCTATTGGACTTGGTATCAAGTGCCATGAGGTTATCCATCACTTCGATGGCATCGTTTAGAGGATAGACTCTATCCTGGGCAGCCAATGCCCGACAGATGTCACTGGTGCGATCATCCAAGATCACTACGAGCTTGTAGTATCTCGCTTTGGCTTTCTTATATCCTTGCAGTCTTCCGAATTCTCGTATTCTGAGAGCAGTATGCTCTGCCAGTCCCTGCCAGTAGTGCGATGATCGGTTGGCAAGGTCATTGAACTGGTCTTTGAGAGTATCTGCCAGCATCTCCTTGGTATAACCTTGCTCAATGGCTTTAGAGAGGGTGTCTGCGAAGTTCTGCCTGACGTCTGCTTCAAAGTGGTTCCCGATCCAGAACAACTGCTGCTTCTGAATAGTGGATGAG from the Candidatus Cloacimonadaceae bacterium genome contains:
- a CDS encoding DUF2326 domain-containing protein, with the translated sequence MQISKLYSNFKNHFHDIEFNENSINVIYADITDPENYDKDTHNLGKTTLIDLIDFMLLKKRTDENFLFKHYALFKNYVFYIELRLPSRSKYLTIRRAVNSHTKISFFEHDSRNQDFSDEIMDIWSYTDVPLNKAKTILDAYLSFRVIKPWSYRTGLPYFLRSQHDYQDVFQPNQYKGKHKDWKPYLIQILGFDGQQMERTYDIDDDIHDVESQIRLERREFPGTIDSIDKLNGKILVIDNEICNIESSFDSFNFKEIDERISDELVTKIDTSIAALNEIRYSMNTEAEKIKKQLELDCVEDVNKTKKVFEDASFYFSDQLINDYNKLVEFNRKITTDRKRFLSTRHSSLMAELQSINEDLSRFNEERQEALSILKETNTGRRMKAYQKQLIELKTQRELLERMKELILKLEALEKRIKELKTERSNTVDSIEQQIKIGNRTYNEIRMCFSNAVKEVLGEEAIISITKNKNDNFEFEAEIVDTGRITSLSRGTSYKQVLCAMFDLSVLQVYANQPFFKFVYHDGILEGLDDRKKIQLLNYVKRVCVESGIQYIITVIASDWPHDASYEYTLDNDDIVLKLHDKDSSGRLFNMPVF